One Camelus ferus isolate YT-003-E chromosome 27, BCGSAC_Cfer_1.0, whole genome shotgun sequence DNA window includes the following coding sequences:
- the UBE3A gene encoding ubiquitin-protein ligase E3A isoform X1, which yields MATACKRSSGESQSDDIEASRMKRAAAKHLIERYYHQLTEGCGNEACTNEFCASCPTFLRMDNNAAAIKALELYKINAKLCDPHPSKKGASSAYLENSKGAPNNCSDIKMNKKEGQGARDDFKDVTYLTEETVYEILELCREREDYSPLIRVIGRVFSSAEALVQSFRKVKQHTKEELKSLQAKDEDKDEDEKEKAACSAAAMEEDSEASSSRISDSSQGDNNLQKLGPEDVSVDIEAIRRVYTRLLSNEKIETAFLNALVYLSPNVECDLTYHNVYSRDPNYLNLFIIVMENRNLHSPEYLEMALPLFCKAMSKLPLAAQGKLVRLWSKYNADQIRRMMETFQQLITYKVISTDFNNRNLVNDDDAIVAASKCLKMVYYANVVGGEVDTNHNEEDDEEPIPESSELTLQELLGEERRNKKGPRVDPLETELGVKTLDCRKPLIPFEEFINEPLNDVLEMDKDYTFFKVETENKFSFMTCPFILNAVTKNLGLYYDNRIRMYSERRITVLYSLVQGQQLNPYLRLKVRRDHIIDDALVRLEMIAMENPADLKKQLYVEFEGEQGVDEGGVSKEFFQLVVEEIFNPDIGMFTYDESTKLFWFNPSSFETEGQFTLIGIVLGLAIYNNCILDVHFPMVVYRKLMGKKGTFRDLGDSHPVLYQSLKDLLEYEGNVEDDMMITFQISQTDLFGNPMMYDLKENGDKIPITNENRKEFVNLYSDYILNKSVEKQFKAFRRGFHMVTNESPLKYLFRPEEIELLICGSRNLDFQALEETTEYDGGYTRDSVLIREFWEIVHSFTDEQKRLFLQFTTGTDRAPVGGLGKLKMIIAKNGPDTERLPTSHTCFNVLLLPEYSSKEKLKERLLKAITYAKGFGML from the exons GAAGCGAGCAGCTGCAAAGCATCTAATAGAACGCTACTACCACCAGTTAACTGAGGGCTGTGGAAATGAGGCCTGCACGAATGAGTTTTGTGCTTCCTGTCCAACTTTTCTTCGTATGGATAACAATGCAGCAGCTATTAAAGCCCTCGAGCTTTATAAGATTAATGCAAAACTCTGTGATCCTCATCCCTCCAAGAAAGGAGCAAGCTCAGCTTACCTTGAAAACTCTAAAGGTGCCCCTAACAACTGCTCtgacataaaaatgaacaagaaagaaGGACAAGGAGCAAGAGATGATTTTAAAG ATGTGACTTACCTAACAGAAGAGACGGTATATGAAATTCTTGAattatgtagagagagagaggattatTCCCCTTTAATTCGTGTTATTGGAagagtgttttctagtgctgaAGCATTGGTACAGAGCTTTCGGAAAGTCAAACAACACACCAAGGAAGAACTGAAATCTCTTCAAGCAAAGGATGAAGATAAAGATgaagatgagaaggaaaaggcTGCATGTTCCGCTGCGGCTATGGAAGAAGATTCAGAAGCATCTTCCTCGAGGATAAGTGACAGCTCGCAAGGAGACAATAACTTACAAAAATTAGGCCCTGAAGATGTGTCTGTGGATATTGAGGCCATTAGGAGGGTCTACACCAGATTGCTCtctaatgaaaaaatagaaactgCCTTTCTCAATGCACTTGTATATTTGTCACCTAATGTGGAATGTGACTTGACATATCACAATGTATACTCCCGAGATCCTAATTATCTGAATTTATTCATCATTGTAATGGAGAATAGAAATCTCCACAGTCCTGAGTATCTGGAAATGGCTTTGCCATTGTTTTGCAAAGCAATGAGTAAGCTGCCCCTTGCAGCCCAAGGAAAACTGGTTAGACTGTGGTCTAAGTACAATGCAGACCAGATTCGGAGAATGATGGAGACGTTTCAGCAGCTTATCACATACAAAGTCATAAGCACTGATTTTAACAATCGAAATCTCGTGAATGATGATGATGCAATTGTTGCTGCTTCCAAGTGCTTGAAAATGGTTTACTATGCAAATGTAGTGGGAGGGGAAGTGGACACAAATCACAACGAAGAAGATGACGAAGAGCCCATTCCTGAGTCCAGTGAATTGACACTTCAGGAGCttttgggagaagaaagaaggaacaagAAAGGTCCTCGAGTGGACCCACTGGAAACTGAACTTGGTGTTAAAACTCTGGATTGTCGAAAACCACTTATCCCTTTTGAAGAGTTTATTAATGAACCACTGAATGATGTTCTAGAAATGGATAAAGATTATACTTTTTTCAAagtagaaacagagaacaaattcTCCTTTATGACATGTCCCTTTATATTGAATGCTGTCACAAAGAATTTGGGATTATATTATGACAATAGAATTCGCATGTACAGTGAACGAAGAATCACTGTCCTCTACAGCTTAGTTCAAGGACAGCAGTTGAATCCATATTTGAGACTCAAAGTCAGACGTGACCATATCATAGATGATGCGCTCGTCCGG CTAGAGATGATCGCTATGGAAAATCCTGCAGACTTGAAGAAACAATTGTATGTGGAATTTGAAGGAGAACAAGGAGTTGATGAGGGAGGTGTTTCCAAAGAATTTTTTCAGCTGGTTGTGGAGGAAATCTTCAATCCAgatattg GTATGTTCACATATGATGAATCtacaaaattgttttggtttAATCCATCCTCTTTTGAAACTGAGGGTCAGTTCACTCTGATTGGCATAGTGCTGGGCCTGGCTATTTACAATAACTGTATACTGGATGTACATTTTCCCATGGTTGTCTACAGGAAGctaatggggaaaaaaggaacttTTCGTGACTTGGGAGACTCTCACCCt GTTCTATATCAGAGTTTAAAGGATTTATTGGAGTATGAAGGGAATGTGGAAGACGATATGATGATCACTTTCCAGATATCTCAGACAGATCTTTTTGGTAATCCAATGATGTATGATCTAAAGGAAAATGGTGATAAAATTCcaattacaaatgaaaacaggaag GAATTTGTCAATCTTTATTCTGACTACATTCTCAACAAATCAGTAGAAAAACAGTTCAAGGCTTTTCGGAGAGGTTTTCACATGGTGACCAATGAATCTCCCTTGAAGTACTTATTCAGACCAGAGGAAATTgaattgctcatatgtggaagccGG AATCTAGATTTTCAAGCACTAGAAGAAACTACAGAATATGACGGTGGCTATACCAGGGACTCTGTTCTGATTAG gGAGTTCTGGGAAATCGTTCATTCATTTACAGATGAGCAGAAAAGACTCTTCTTGCAGTTTACAACGGGCACGGACAGGGCACCTGTGGGTGGACtaggaaaattaaagatgattataGCCAAAAATGGCCCAGACACAGAAAG GTTACCTACATCTCATACTTGCTTTAATGTCCTTTTACTTCCGGAATACTCAAGCAAAGAAAAACTTAAAGAGAGATTGTTGAAGGCCATCACTTATGCCAAAGGATTTGGCATgctgtaa
- the UBE3A gene encoding ubiquitin-protein ligase E3A isoform X2, producing MKRAAAKHLIERYYHQLTEGCGNEACTNEFCASCPTFLRMDNNAAAIKALELYKINAKLCDPHPSKKGASSAYLENSKGAPNNCSDIKMNKKEGQGARDDFKDVTYLTEETVYEILELCREREDYSPLIRVIGRVFSSAEALVQSFRKVKQHTKEELKSLQAKDEDKDEDEKEKAACSAAAMEEDSEASSSRISDSSQGDNNLQKLGPEDVSVDIEAIRRVYTRLLSNEKIETAFLNALVYLSPNVECDLTYHNVYSRDPNYLNLFIIVMENRNLHSPEYLEMALPLFCKAMSKLPLAAQGKLVRLWSKYNADQIRRMMETFQQLITYKVISTDFNNRNLVNDDDAIVAASKCLKMVYYANVVGGEVDTNHNEEDDEEPIPESSELTLQELLGEERRNKKGPRVDPLETELGVKTLDCRKPLIPFEEFINEPLNDVLEMDKDYTFFKVETENKFSFMTCPFILNAVTKNLGLYYDNRIRMYSERRITVLYSLVQGQQLNPYLRLKVRRDHIIDDALVRLEMIAMENPADLKKQLYVEFEGEQGVDEGGVSKEFFQLVVEEIFNPDIGMFTYDESTKLFWFNPSSFETEGQFTLIGIVLGLAIYNNCILDVHFPMVVYRKLMGKKGTFRDLGDSHPVLYQSLKDLLEYEGNVEDDMMITFQISQTDLFGNPMMYDLKENGDKIPITNENRKEFVNLYSDYILNKSVEKQFKAFRRGFHMVTNESPLKYLFRPEEIELLICGSRNLDFQALEETTEYDGGYTRDSVLIREFWEIVHSFTDEQKRLFLQFTTGTDRAPVGGLGKLKMIIAKNGPDTERLPTSHTCFNVLLLPEYSSKEKLKERLLKAITYAKGFGML from the exons GAAGCGAGCAGCTGCAAAGCATCTAATAGAACGCTACTACCACCAGTTAACTGAGGGCTGTGGAAATGAGGCCTGCACGAATGAGTTTTGTGCTTCCTGTCCAACTTTTCTTCGTATGGATAACAATGCAGCAGCTATTAAAGCCCTCGAGCTTTATAAGATTAATGCAAAACTCTGTGATCCTCATCCCTCCAAGAAAGGAGCAAGCTCAGCTTACCTTGAAAACTCTAAAGGTGCCCCTAACAACTGCTCtgacataaaaatgaacaagaaagaaGGACAAGGAGCAAGAGATGATTTTAAAG ATGTGACTTACCTAACAGAAGAGACGGTATATGAAATTCTTGAattatgtagagagagagaggattatTCCCCTTTAATTCGTGTTATTGGAagagtgttttctagtgctgaAGCATTGGTACAGAGCTTTCGGAAAGTCAAACAACACACCAAGGAAGAACTGAAATCTCTTCAAGCAAAGGATGAAGATAAAGATgaagatgagaaggaaaaggcTGCATGTTCCGCTGCGGCTATGGAAGAAGATTCAGAAGCATCTTCCTCGAGGATAAGTGACAGCTCGCAAGGAGACAATAACTTACAAAAATTAGGCCCTGAAGATGTGTCTGTGGATATTGAGGCCATTAGGAGGGTCTACACCAGATTGCTCtctaatgaaaaaatagaaactgCCTTTCTCAATGCACTTGTATATTTGTCACCTAATGTGGAATGTGACTTGACATATCACAATGTATACTCCCGAGATCCTAATTATCTGAATTTATTCATCATTGTAATGGAGAATAGAAATCTCCACAGTCCTGAGTATCTGGAAATGGCTTTGCCATTGTTTTGCAAAGCAATGAGTAAGCTGCCCCTTGCAGCCCAAGGAAAACTGGTTAGACTGTGGTCTAAGTACAATGCAGACCAGATTCGGAGAATGATGGAGACGTTTCAGCAGCTTATCACATACAAAGTCATAAGCACTGATTTTAACAATCGAAATCTCGTGAATGATGATGATGCAATTGTTGCTGCTTCCAAGTGCTTGAAAATGGTTTACTATGCAAATGTAGTGGGAGGGGAAGTGGACACAAATCACAACGAAGAAGATGACGAAGAGCCCATTCCTGAGTCCAGTGAATTGACACTTCAGGAGCttttgggagaagaaagaaggaacaagAAAGGTCCTCGAGTGGACCCACTGGAAACTGAACTTGGTGTTAAAACTCTGGATTGTCGAAAACCACTTATCCCTTTTGAAGAGTTTATTAATGAACCACTGAATGATGTTCTAGAAATGGATAAAGATTATACTTTTTTCAAagtagaaacagagaacaaattcTCCTTTATGACATGTCCCTTTATATTGAATGCTGTCACAAAGAATTTGGGATTATATTATGACAATAGAATTCGCATGTACAGTGAACGAAGAATCACTGTCCTCTACAGCTTAGTTCAAGGACAGCAGTTGAATCCATATTTGAGACTCAAAGTCAGACGTGACCATATCATAGATGATGCGCTCGTCCGG CTAGAGATGATCGCTATGGAAAATCCTGCAGACTTGAAGAAACAATTGTATGTGGAATTTGAAGGAGAACAAGGAGTTGATGAGGGAGGTGTTTCCAAAGAATTTTTTCAGCTGGTTGTGGAGGAAATCTTCAATCCAgatattg GTATGTTCACATATGATGAATCtacaaaattgttttggtttAATCCATCCTCTTTTGAAACTGAGGGTCAGTTCACTCTGATTGGCATAGTGCTGGGCCTGGCTATTTACAATAACTGTATACTGGATGTACATTTTCCCATGGTTGTCTACAGGAAGctaatggggaaaaaaggaacttTTCGTGACTTGGGAGACTCTCACCCt GTTCTATATCAGAGTTTAAAGGATTTATTGGAGTATGAAGGGAATGTGGAAGACGATATGATGATCACTTTCCAGATATCTCAGACAGATCTTTTTGGTAATCCAATGATGTATGATCTAAAGGAAAATGGTGATAAAATTCcaattacaaatgaaaacaggaag GAATTTGTCAATCTTTATTCTGACTACATTCTCAACAAATCAGTAGAAAAACAGTTCAAGGCTTTTCGGAGAGGTTTTCACATGGTGACCAATGAATCTCCCTTGAAGTACTTATTCAGACCAGAGGAAATTgaattgctcatatgtggaagccGG AATCTAGATTTTCAAGCACTAGAAGAAACTACAGAATATGACGGTGGCTATACCAGGGACTCTGTTCTGATTAG gGAGTTCTGGGAAATCGTTCATTCATTTACAGATGAGCAGAAAAGACTCTTCTTGCAGTTTACAACGGGCACGGACAGGGCACCTGTGGGTGGACtaggaaaattaaagatgattataGCCAAAAATGGCCCAGACACAGAAAG GTTACCTACATCTCATACTTGCTTTAATGTCCTTTTACTTCCGGAATACTCAAGCAAAGAAAAACTTAAAGAGAGATTGTTGAAGGCCATCACTTATGCCAAAGGATTTGGCATgctgtaa
- the UBE3A gene encoding ubiquitin-protein ligase E3A isoform X3 — protein sequence MDNNAAAIKALELYKINAKLCDPHPSKKGASSAYLENSKGAPNNCSDIKMNKKEGQGARDDFKDVTYLTEETVYEILELCREREDYSPLIRVIGRVFSSAEALVQSFRKVKQHTKEELKSLQAKDEDKDEDEKEKAACSAAAMEEDSEASSSRISDSSQGDNNLQKLGPEDVSVDIEAIRRVYTRLLSNEKIETAFLNALVYLSPNVECDLTYHNVYSRDPNYLNLFIIVMENRNLHSPEYLEMALPLFCKAMSKLPLAAQGKLVRLWSKYNADQIRRMMETFQQLITYKVISTDFNNRNLVNDDDAIVAASKCLKMVYYANVVGGEVDTNHNEEDDEEPIPESSELTLQELLGEERRNKKGPRVDPLETELGVKTLDCRKPLIPFEEFINEPLNDVLEMDKDYTFFKVETENKFSFMTCPFILNAVTKNLGLYYDNRIRMYSERRITVLYSLVQGQQLNPYLRLKVRRDHIIDDALVRLEMIAMENPADLKKQLYVEFEGEQGVDEGGVSKEFFQLVVEEIFNPDIGMFTYDESTKLFWFNPSSFETEGQFTLIGIVLGLAIYNNCILDVHFPMVVYRKLMGKKGTFRDLGDSHPVLYQSLKDLLEYEGNVEDDMMITFQISQTDLFGNPMMYDLKENGDKIPITNENRKEFVNLYSDYILNKSVEKQFKAFRRGFHMVTNESPLKYLFRPEEIELLICGSRNLDFQALEETTEYDGGYTRDSVLIREFWEIVHSFTDEQKRLFLQFTTGTDRAPVGGLGKLKMIIAKNGPDTERLPTSHTCFNVLLLPEYSSKEKLKERLLKAITYAKGFGML from the exons ATGGATAACAATGCAGCAGCTATTAAAGCCCTCGAGCTTTATAAGATTAATGCAAAACTCTGTGATCCTCATCCCTCCAAGAAAGGAGCAAGCTCAGCTTACCTTGAAAACTCTAAAGGTGCCCCTAACAACTGCTCtgacataaaaatgaacaagaaagaaGGACAAGGAGCAAGAGATGATTTTAAAG ATGTGACTTACCTAACAGAAGAGACGGTATATGAAATTCTTGAattatgtagagagagagaggattatTCCCCTTTAATTCGTGTTATTGGAagagtgttttctagtgctgaAGCATTGGTACAGAGCTTTCGGAAAGTCAAACAACACACCAAGGAAGAACTGAAATCTCTTCAAGCAAAGGATGAAGATAAAGATgaagatgagaaggaaaaggcTGCATGTTCCGCTGCGGCTATGGAAGAAGATTCAGAAGCATCTTCCTCGAGGATAAGTGACAGCTCGCAAGGAGACAATAACTTACAAAAATTAGGCCCTGAAGATGTGTCTGTGGATATTGAGGCCATTAGGAGGGTCTACACCAGATTGCTCtctaatgaaaaaatagaaactgCCTTTCTCAATGCACTTGTATATTTGTCACCTAATGTGGAATGTGACTTGACATATCACAATGTATACTCCCGAGATCCTAATTATCTGAATTTATTCATCATTGTAATGGAGAATAGAAATCTCCACAGTCCTGAGTATCTGGAAATGGCTTTGCCATTGTTTTGCAAAGCAATGAGTAAGCTGCCCCTTGCAGCCCAAGGAAAACTGGTTAGACTGTGGTCTAAGTACAATGCAGACCAGATTCGGAGAATGATGGAGACGTTTCAGCAGCTTATCACATACAAAGTCATAAGCACTGATTTTAACAATCGAAATCTCGTGAATGATGATGATGCAATTGTTGCTGCTTCCAAGTGCTTGAAAATGGTTTACTATGCAAATGTAGTGGGAGGGGAAGTGGACACAAATCACAACGAAGAAGATGACGAAGAGCCCATTCCTGAGTCCAGTGAATTGACACTTCAGGAGCttttgggagaagaaagaaggaacaagAAAGGTCCTCGAGTGGACCCACTGGAAACTGAACTTGGTGTTAAAACTCTGGATTGTCGAAAACCACTTATCCCTTTTGAAGAGTTTATTAATGAACCACTGAATGATGTTCTAGAAATGGATAAAGATTATACTTTTTTCAAagtagaaacagagaacaaattcTCCTTTATGACATGTCCCTTTATATTGAATGCTGTCACAAAGAATTTGGGATTATATTATGACAATAGAATTCGCATGTACAGTGAACGAAGAATCACTGTCCTCTACAGCTTAGTTCAAGGACAGCAGTTGAATCCATATTTGAGACTCAAAGTCAGACGTGACCATATCATAGATGATGCGCTCGTCCGG CTAGAGATGATCGCTATGGAAAATCCTGCAGACTTGAAGAAACAATTGTATGTGGAATTTGAAGGAGAACAAGGAGTTGATGAGGGAGGTGTTTCCAAAGAATTTTTTCAGCTGGTTGTGGAGGAAATCTTCAATCCAgatattg GTATGTTCACATATGATGAATCtacaaaattgttttggtttAATCCATCCTCTTTTGAAACTGAGGGTCAGTTCACTCTGATTGGCATAGTGCTGGGCCTGGCTATTTACAATAACTGTATACTGGATGTACATTTTCCCATGGTTGTCTACAGGAAGctaatggggaaaaaaggaacttTTCGTGACTTGGGAGACTCTCACCCt GTTCTATATCAGAGTTTAAAGGATTTATTGGAGTATGAAGGGAATGTGGAAGACGATATGATGATCACTTTCCAGATATCTCAGACAGATCTTTTTGGTAATCCAATGATGTATGATCTAAAGGAAAATGGTGATAAAATTCcaattacaaatgaaaacaggaag GAATTTGTCAATCTTTATTCTGACTACATTCTCAACAAATCAGTAGAAAAACAGTTCAAGGCTTTTCGGAGAGGTTTTCACATGGTGACCAATGAATCTCCCTTGAAGTACTTATTCAGACCAGAGGAAATTgaattgctcatatgtggaagccGG AATCTAGATTTTCAAGCACTAGAAGAAACTACAGAATATGACGGTGGCTATACCAGGGACTCTGTTCTGATTAG gGAGTTCTGGGAAATCGTTCATTCATTTACAGATGAGCAGAAAAGACTCTTCTTGCAGTTTACAACGGGCACGGACAGGGCACCTGTGGGTGGACtaggaaaattaaagatgattataGCCAAAAATGGCCCAGACACAGAAAG GTTACCTACATCTCATACTTGCTTTAATGTCCTTTTACTTCCGGAATACTCAAGCAAAGAAAAACTTAAAGAGAGATTGTTGAAGGCCATCACTTATGCCAAAGGATTTGGCATgctgtaa